The following are encoded in a window of Brevibacillus ruminantium genomic DNA:
- the rpiB gene encoding ribose 5-phosphate isomerase B translates to MKVAIGSDHGGYKLKEEIKGLLATMNVDVVDVGCTCEDSVDYPDYAQPVAEMVAAGECERGILVCGTGIGMSIAANKVPGIRCALVHDTFSARATREHNNSNVLAMGERVIGPGLALDIVKIWLETEFQGGRHERRLEKIAGIETRHAGVK, encoded by the coding sequence ATGAAAGTGGCCATCGGTTCAGATCACGGCGGATATAAATTGAAAGAGGAAATCAAAGGGCTGCTGGCGACGATGAATGTAGACGTCGTGGATGTCGGCTGTACCTGCGAGGACTCTGTAGACTACCCGGACTACGCGCAGCCCGTGGCGGAAATGGTTGCTGCCGGAGAATGTGAGCGTGGGATCTTGGTCTGCGGCACGGGTATCGGCATGTCGATTGCAGCGAACAAAGTACCAGGCATCCGCTGTGCCTTGGTCCATGATACCTTCTCTGCAAGGGCTACCCGCGAGCACAATAACTCCAATGTGCTGGCGATGGGCGAGCGCGTCATCGGCCCTGGACTGGCTCTGGACATCGTCAAGATTTGGCTGGAGACTGAATTTCAAGGCGGCCGTCACGAACGCCGACTCGAAAAAATTGCCGGAATTGAAACCCGGCATGCGGGAGTGAAATAA